ATGGTGTCCGGTTAAGAAAATATCCACTATCCTTATAGCAAGGGGGATGAAAATGTCCCGGCAACGTTCAATGGAAAAAATATTGGCTTCCGAATTTGTATCCATCGGAGAACTGGTCCGTCTAAGTGGATGTCGTTACAGTACCCTAAAATTCTATACGGAAGAAGGGATGCTTCCTTTCAAGCAGGAACAAGAAAACCTGACTCGCCGGTTCCCCAGAGAAGAAGCATTATTAAAAATCAAAGAAATACAGGACTTGAAAAAACAGGGTCTTAGTATTCCGGAAATAAAAGAAAGACTAGTTGAAAAATAGGTAATTATTCATTCCAGACAATAAAACGGCAGTGAAATCACTGCCGTTTTAATATCATCTGGTTGTTCTTCAATGTAAAAAAACAAGAGTCCCTTGATTCTAACGATCAAAGGGACTCTGCTGTGTTTCATGAAGCTGGTTAAGGACCAGCGGAATAAAATCTGCATAGCTGTCGATGTGAAAATCGGCGGCAATATTGGGACTTTGAAAGGCAACGGTTTTGATATGTAATTGTCTTGCGGGAATTAAATCTAAGTCCCGATCACCCACGACCAAATCAATGTGGTGGCTTTTGAGGACATATTCATAGGAAGAACAGTGAGGTTTTCTCGTGAAGCCTTGTTCTTCAACGGAAACAATTTCTTTAAAGTACTTGGCTAGATGGAATTTTTCAAGGAGATAAATGGTGGATTCCTTATCTCGATGAGTCACAATAATATTGTTTTCGACAGAAGCTAAAACATCCTCCAGGTGATCAAAGGGCTTGCTGTCCAGCTTTGAATAATGAATATGTAATTTTTGGAATTCTTCTCTCAGATCCTCACTAATACAATAGTGTTTAAAGGCGGTTTTAGAATCAATTTTTAGCCATTTCAACACTTCGCTCCGGTCAAGGTCTTTTTGACTTACTTTTACTATACCTTCAACGAGTGCTGGATAGGTATCAAATAAGGTTCCATCGAAATCCCACAATATGTTCATAATAATCACTCCCTTCAATAAAGTTACCCTAAAGATGTTATCATATACAATCGTAATTGATAAGTCTAGATAAACATTAAGAATATTTATGATTTTTGTAAAATTATTGTATTGCCTAATAACTTCGTCCTTTTTTTATGTTATAAAGGGAGTGTGAATAAATGGTTTCAGTTATGATTACTACGTAAAAGAAAGGTGTTGTTAAGCTTTGTTAAATTCCACCGTCCTTCAACATGATTATAAACTGAATTCATTCCATCCAATTTTGAAATACAATGGAACGAGGAAAGTAAAAAATGTCATCTTACTAATCGGCGATGGGATGGGATTTTCTTATACCACAGGTCTTCGCTACTTCAATCATGATTCCCGAAAAGGAATTATGAATCCCACTATATTTGATCAATACTTTGTCGGCTCCCAATCAACCTATTCATTAGATAGAGAAAGTAATATTACTGATTCCGCTGCAGCAGGTACTGCTTTAGCGACGGGTTATAAAACCTATAATGGAGCACTTGGATTAAACATTGATAAACAAGCTGTTCCGACTGTTTTAGAATATGCAAAATTTCGTGGCAAGTCTACTGGCCTGGTAGGAACAAGTCAGATCAATCACGCAACATTGGCGGCATTTGCCGCGCATATTGAATCTCGAGAACAATATGATCAAATTGCTGATGATTATCTCGATGAACGAATAGAAGGTAAACATAAAATAGATGTGATGCTCGGGGGAGGAACATCCTATTTCTTTAGGAATGACCGAAATATAATAGAAGAGTTTGTTAAAAATCGTTTTGGGTATGTGACCAACTTGCAGGAGCTTGTTTCGAATAAAACAGAGAAGCTGCTTGGTTTATTCGCACCGATTGAGCTGCCGAAAAAAATTGACCGTGATCCGACAATACCGTCCCTTTCCCAAATGACGAAAGCTGCCCTTCAACGCTTACAGCAAAATCCAAATGGCTTTTTTCTATTAGTGGAAGGGAGTCAAATAGATTGGGCAGGGCATGACAATGATATCGTCGGGGCAATGAGTGAGGTTAAAGACTTTGAAGCAGCGTTTAAAGAGGCGATTGAGTTTGCTTCCGATCGAGAGGATACGATTGTCATTGCGACAGCTGATCACTCAACCGGGGGAATGAGCATCGATCGAAATGATAATTATAAATGGAATCCAAGTGTGATTAAATCGATTACCTCAACACCGTTTGTGATTGCCAGCAGATTGCATGAAACAAAAAACATGGCAACTTTAAAGTATTACATGAACTTTCCACTTCATGAAGAGGACTTGAAAACCATCCAATCAACTCTGGAGATGGAAGTAGAAGATACACGGCAAGCACTTATTAACATTATCAATCACTATTCCAGTACGGGCTGGACAACCAAAGGGCATACGGGTGAGGATGTTCCCGTTTATGCGTATGGTCTGAATAGACATTTGTTTAGCGGCAGAATGGAAAACAGTGATATTGCAAGGATTCTTTTTCAGATTATGGATTAAAAAAACCATTATAATTACTCTTTGAAATCTGGACTAACTTATAATGAGTAAAGAAAGTTAATAAAAATAGCACCAGGGGAGCGCCATCTGAATGCGGGTGGTGTTTTATTATTTTTTGAAGACTATCAGATATTTGATAATAGAAGATTAAAGCGATGGAGTAACAACGATAGGATAGTAATGAGAAGCATGAATTGCCTCAGGGGATTATCAAGGACAAAGAAGTGTACAAAGTGGAATCAAAATAATCAATCGAATCATGAAATCTGTCATCCATAACAACTCCTTTAGTATTTGATTTTTTATAAGCTAAGTATATAAGTAATTTGTAAACTCTTTATATGGTAATTGTAAATTTATTGTCAAATTTTCTACGGATATGAACTAGGCGGACAGTAACTGCCACTGTTAACATTCTGACAGAAGAAAATAGGAAAAGCCCCTTGATTCTCACAATCAGCAGGGCTTTGTTTCATTTCATAAAAAACCATTATTATAATAAGAACTTCATTCCATTAATGCTAAACGTAATGTAGAACGACATTCGTTTACTAATTCATCATCCTTTTGATCATCCGCGTATAAAAGAAGTAAGACGATCGTATATATTGCTTTGAACCTTCCGATTTTCTTAAATTCAGGTTGAACATCACCATATATTTTGAAAAAGTGTTCCCTTCCTTCAGCCGGCAGAAAACCATAAACGATTGATAGGTCGATTGCCGGATGGCCAATATGCGTATCCCCCCAATCTATAACTGCTGATACTCTGCCATCTTCTTTTACAAGGATATTGCGAATATGTAAATCACCATGAACAAGTGTTTTGGTTTCATCCTCTAAAGATTTTTTTATGGTTGAAAGAAATAATTCCAGCTGCTCCACTGTATTTAGGTCGATTAAACCTTTTTCCTTGGCTTTTTCTATATTTGTTTCCAGCATTGGTTTTCTTTTAGGAATATTAATCCGCCCCAGCTGGTCATAAGGAATTTTCAGATTTTCTGCCTCTGTTATAGGAAAATCATGCAGCGTTCTTAAAAATTGAGCCAAAGGTTCTACCGAATCCATACGCTGTTCAGGTGTCAACTTAGAGGGTGTTTTTCCTGATAAGATTTGGTACCCTGCAAATGGCCACGGATACTGATCTTCTGGAATGCCTTGAAATTGAGGATTCGGAATAGGGATTGGCAGCAAGGAAGCTAATACAGGAAGGAGCCGGTTCTCAGTTTGAATTAAAATTGGTGAAATTTCTCTTCTGGGAAAACGAAAAACATATCGATCATTGACGAGAAAAACGGAATTATCAAACCCTTCACCCAATACCTTCACTTTTACTGGCTTAAGCTCCGGGAACTGGTTCTCAATCATCATACCAGCCCTTTTTTTTGAAATAACCTGCTCAGGGGACCATGGCTGGCTCATTCATTCACCTCCATTCTATATTTATTTACTCAAACTCTTAGAAGAAAAATGGATTACATTGACTCCTTCTTCAGCTTACACTATAAGCCGCTGAAGAAGTGTGGTTATTTTTATTACACTGTCTACTTGACAGGGATATGTTAAATGATGGTTAGTTATTATTTGTTAGCCGTGTTAGGATAAATACACTGTAACTTACTAAAAGTGAAGAGCGAAATTAAAAAATGCAGCAGGTATGGATAGTAACTTTGCAAGGGAAAAGGGGCGCTTTTTAAGTTTATAAATCAAAGCGGTGGCAGCCTAAAATGAGCCAATTTAATTTTAAGGAGGATACAGGATGGATTTTGAAAATCAGATTTTTTCTAATAAAGTTATCCAGTTATTTCTTGAAAACGATTATGACAAGGTGATGAGTAATGGTAAGGAGTTTACCTTTAAAAAAGGTGAATGTATTACAATACCGGGTAAATTATCTGATGACGTATTTATTATAAAGAAAGGAAATGCAAGTGAATTTCACATTCATATAGATGGAAAAGAATGCATTATTGGCTTGTTATGTGCTGGAGATTTTATTGGATTAATGGATGTCTTTACTTCAAGGGCAAGCAAAGTATTTGCAAAGGCTTTGACAGAAGTAACGATTATTGCAGTTTCAAAACAAGAAGTCAGAAAGATTGTTGAGAATAGTCCGTCATTAACGCTTGCGTTACTGAATTATACCTCGGAAAAATATAAGGATATGGTTGAAATTCTAGAGCAAATTAGTTATGGAACAGTTGAAAATCGACTCATCTTTTTATTAAAAAAATTGAGTTTGAGTGATCAGAGGGATAACGATAAAGAATGGTATCCTGTACCTGTCTCTATTACACATAAGGATATAGCGGGGATGATTGCTTCAACCCGGGAAACAGTAACTTTAACGTTAAATAAACTTTTACAAGAAAAAATTATCCGCTATGACAACGGGAGAATCTGGATACGAATGAATATCGAAAAAAAATGTGATAGTTTTTATGATTAAGAGCTGTAGATAAATGGAAATACATAAGAAATATTTCTATTTTCATATGTAAGCTGCCTTACATACTCCGAAAACATCTAATGCTAAAATTTCTATTGTTAAACAAAACTAAGATGTTAGGGGTAATGTATTATGAATAACATTAATTTTGAAGCTGTAAAGAAGGTTACAAACAACATAAAGGAAAATCCGGAACTTGGAATGAAAAAATGGACTGCTCACCTTAAATGGAAGGATGGCACAGAAAATGAGGCTTTTATCCGGGATTTTACTCCTTTAATTATTGATGAACCTATTGAGTTAGGAGGTACGAATAAGGGAGCTAACCCCGTTGAGTTTTTAATAACAGCGGCAGTAAGCTGCTTTACGATTACGTTTGAGGTTTTTGCGAGCCAAGCAGGGATTAAACTTGAAGAAGTATCTGTAGATATTGAAGCTGATTTAAATGTGGCGGTATTTTTAGGAATAGAAGAAGGGGAACGTGGAATTTTGAATCCTGTTATCAAATTAAGAGCTCTTACCTCTGCTTCTAAAGAGAAAGTGGAAGAAATAGCAAATCAAGCTCTGACGGTATCACCTGTATTAAAAAGTCTCAATACAATGGTTGCATTAGTTGTTGAATAATTAAACAACCCCTGTTCAATAATTTGTTAATCGTTTGCTGAAAACAAAGGACCTTCTTCAAAAGCGAAAAAGTGATGAGCTTAAGATAAACCAGAAAGCTTTAACAACAAGCTTAACAGCTCAAACTATTTGCTATATAGAGGAGGTCTATTCAATTCAAAAAGCTAAAAAGGCCGGCTAGGAGGGAAGCATTAATGAATCGGTATAAGAAAACACGATGGCTGGTTGTTCTAGGAGCTGTGTTAGTACAAATATGTTTAGGCTCGATATATACATGGAGTTTATTTAACCAGCCACTAATAGATAAATTTGGCTGGGATCAGTCGGCTATTGTTTTAACTTTCTCTATTACTGTTGCAATGTTTGCTTTTTCCACAATTTTTGCAGGAAAATTGCAAAATAAAATAGGGCCTAAAAAGGTTGCAATTTTAGGGGGACTTTTACTAGGAATAGGTTTAATTCTATCAAGTAAAGCAACATCCTTAATTGAATTGTATATTTATTTTGGGGTCATTGGTGGTACTGGTGTAGGGACAGCTTATGTTGCCCCTTTGACGACATGCATCAAATGGTTTCCGGATAAAAGGGGATTTATTACAGGAATTGCTGTTAGCTCCTTTGGATTAGGAAGTTTAATATTTAAGTCTCTTGTTTTAGATTTAATTCTCACAAAAGGAGTTTCTCAAACGTTTTTGTATCTTGGAGTGATAAATCTAATATTAATTGTGTTAGGGGCGCAAACTTTATCAACACCTCCAACAGATTATGAAACCACAGGAGTTACGGAAGGGGTAGAATCAAACAGTAAGGATTCTACAAGTACTCAAATGATTAGTACCAAACAATTCTACTTATTATGGATTGTGTATTTTTTTGGGTGCATTAGTGGTTTGTTAATAATTGGACTAGCACAGGACATCGGGATTGATCTTGTAAAACTAACTCCAAGAACTGCAGCTAGTGCTATAACGGTAATTGCCCTGTTTAATGCTGGGGGAAGACTGGCATGGGGAGTAGTATCGGATAAAATTGGAAGAAAAACATCATTATTAATAATTTATTTAACAACATCTATAGCTATGGCTATAATGAGCACAATTACTATGAATACTGTCATATTCTTTGTGTCTGTTTCAATGATAGCTTTAAGTTTTGGCGGACTTGTTACCGTAGTTCCTGCGATTACAGCTGATTATTATGGTGTCAAAAATATAGCTTCTAATTACGGAGTAGTTTTTCAAGCATTTGGCATTGCAGCGATTGCAGGGCCTATTATTGCTACGAATTTTGGCCTTAATAATTCATTTTTAATTGCAGCTGCACTATCTATATTTTCAATGATCATTACAATATTTATTAAACCTCCGTTTGCGTTATCTCGGTAAAATGGTAAAGGCGTTTATTTTGCTAATATCGATTAAACCAAATATATTTTGGTTTTCATATGCGAGAACAATGGCTTGCTTGATAACAAAAGCCTAAGTGCTTGGTCCTTACCTCGCTGTATTAACTTTATTAATGGGTCCTTCAAATTTTAAGAAGGACCCACTATCCTTTTTAAGAGATCACTCCAGGAAGGTATATCCTATTTCTGCAATCCTCTTTGCAGTTTTAACTAAATATAGTTTAGGATTTCTAGAATGATTTTTTGGGGAAATGTGTTAAAAAACAACCTAAATATGGTAATGTTTAGTATAGATCTTTATAAA
The DNA window shown above is from Neobacillus sp. WH10 and carries:
- a CDS encoding Crp/Fnr family transcriptional regulator translates to MDFENQIFSNKVIQLFLENDYDKVMSNGKEFTFKKGECITIPGKLSDDVFIIKKGNASEFHIHIDGKECIIGLLCAGDFIGLMDVFTSRASKVFAKALTEVTIIAVSKQEVRKIVENSPSLTLALLNYTSEKYKDMVEILEQISYGTVENRLIFLLKKLSLSDQRDNDKEWYPVPVSITHKDIAGMIASTRETVTLTLNKLLQEKIIRYDNGRIWIRMNIEKKCDSFYD
- a CDS encoding helix-turn-helix domain-containing protein; this translates as MSRQRSMEKILASEFVSIGELVRLSGCRYSTLKFYTEEGMLPFKQEQENLTRRFPREEALLKIKEIQDLKKQGLSIPEIKERLVEK
- a CDS encoding phosphotransferase is translated as MSQPWSPEQVISKKRAGMMIENQFPELKPVKVKVLGEGFDNSVFLVNDRYVFRFPRREISPILIQTENRLLPVLASLLPIPIPNPQFQGIPEDQYPWPFAGYQILSGKTPSKLTPEQRMDSVEPLAQFLRTLHDFPITEAENLKIPYDQLGRINIPKRKPMLETNIEKAKEKGLIDLNTVEQLELFLSTIKKSLEDETKTLVHGDLHIRNILVKEDGRVSAVIDWGDTHIGHPAIDLSIVYGFLPAEGREHFFKIYGDVQPEFKKIGRFKAIYTIVLLLLYADDQKDDELVNECRSTLRLALME
- a CDS encoding alkaline phosphatase, with amino-acid sequence MLNSTVLQHDYKLNSFHPILKYNGTRKVKNVILLIGDGMGFSYTTGLRYFNHDSRKGIMNPTIFDQYFVGSQSTYSLDRESNITDSAAAGTALATGYKTYNGALGLNIDKQAVPTVLEYAKFRGKSTGLVGTSQINHATLAAFAAHIESREQYDQIADDYLDERIEGKHKIDVMLGGGTSYFFRNDRNIIEEFVKNRFGYVTNLQELVSNKTEKLLGLFAPIELPKKIDRDPTIPSLSQMTKAALQRLQQNPNGFFLLVEGSQIDWAGHDNDIVGAMSEVKDFEAAFKEAIEFASDREDTIVIATADHSTGGMSIDRNDNYKWNPSVIKSITSTPFVIASRLHETKNMATLKYYMNFPLHEEDLKTIQSTLEMEVEDTRQALINIINHYSSTGWTTKGHTGEDVPVYAYGLNRHLFSGRMENSDIARILFQIMD
- a CDS encoding OsmC family protein; translated protein: MNNINFEAVKKVTNNIKENPELGMKKWTAHLKWKDGTENEAFIRDFTPLIIDEPIELGGTNKGANPVEFLITAAVSCFTITFEVFASQAGIKLEEVSVDIEADLNVAVFLGIEEGERGILNPVIKLRALTSASKEKVEEIANQALTVSPVLKSLNTMVALVVE
- a CDS encoding HAD-IA family hydrolase, producing the protein MNILWDFDGTLFDTYPALVEGIVKVSQKDLDRSEVLKWLKIDSKTAFKHYCISEDLREEFQKLHIHYSKLDSKPFDHLEDVLASVENNIIVTHRDKESTIYLLEKFHLAKYFKEIVSVEEQGFTRKPHCSSYEYVLKSHHIDLVVGDRDLDLIPARQLHIKTVAFQSPNIAADFHIDSYADFIPLVLNQLHETQQSPFDR
- a CDS encoding OFA family MFS transporter; this translates as MNRYKKTRWLVVLGAVLVQICLGSIYTWSLFNQPLIDKFGWDQSAIVLTFSITVAMFAFSTIFAGKLQNKIGPKKVAILGGLLLGIGLILSSKATSLIELYIYFGVIGGTGVGTAYVAPLTTCIKWFPDKRGFITGIAVSSFGLGSLIFKSLVLDLILTKGVSQTFLYLGVINLILIVLGAQTLSTPPTDYETTGVTEGVESNSKDSTSTQMISTKQFYLLWIVYFFGCISGLLIIGLAQDIGIDLVKLTPRTAASAITVIALFNAGGRLAWGVVSDKIGRKTSLLIIYLTTSIAMAIMSTITMNTVIFFVSVSMIALSFGGLVTVVPAITADYYGVKNIASNYGVVFQAFGIAAIAGPIIATNFGLNNSFLIAAALSIFSMIITIFIKPPFALSR